In Oncorhynchus keta strain PuntledgeMale-10-30-2019 unplaced genomic scaffold, Oket_V2 Un_contig_18732_pilon_pilon, whole genome shotgun sequence, the following proteins share a genomic window:
- the LOC118402963 gene encoding forkhead box protein J1-B: MPVLMSPEIASKFKEKCLKLQPENQDTATGSVHLDDSLTSLHWLQNFSILSTNSERSTGTGSGCPSQHLVSYHQRLYPPGTDSPSSPPAGDTAATGMPLCLGSPVTSGSNSTDTRLVNYPHHQTTTYPHLNHHITQIIPPEEIDFKTNPKVKPPYSYASLICMAMQASKKPKVTLSTIYNWITDNFCYYRHAEPSWQNSIRHNLSLNKCFMKVPRQKDEPGKGGFWQIDPQYADMFVNGVFKRRRMSSSHYNTHRQSKLLHNQETGYHRATQQGQDGYHYQGAGAGNKRKQPSPRQNSKMAGTPKSPLLATEAHSADVVLRGDFDLASAFDDVLSGNCSTFEDLDINTALSSLGCELDLTLQERHSVGLGRWCGEGDNQTQTHDSYGYMELSGSVGCNSSNIGNLYIQQQQLNQDQLLQTHLHQFEEVTLFPEQQEVHPWEEMKEEVQAIPQTLDQGFGLCEGFFSEIQPWERAEAYL, encoded by the exons ATGCCTGTCCTGATGAGTCCGGAGATCGCCTCCAAGTTTAAGGAGAAATGTCTGAAATTACAGCCGGAGAACCAGGACACCGCAACCGGGTCAGTGCACCTGGACGACAGCCTGACCAGCCTCCACTGGCTTCAGAACTTCTCCATCCTCAGCACTAACTCAGAAAGATCCACCGGCACCGGCTCCGGTTGCCCCTCACAGCACCTGGTCTCCTACCACCAGCGCCTGTACCCCCCAGGCACCGACTCCCCGTCTAGCCCTCCAGCAGGGGACACGGCCGCTACCGGGATGCCTCTCTGCCTCGGGAGCCCCGTTACCTCTGGCAGTAACTCCACCGATACGCGTTTGGTGAATTATCCACACCACCAAACCACAACCTACCCTCACCTCAACCACCACATCACGCAGATCATCCCACCAGAGGAGATTGACTTTAAAACGAACCCGAAAGTCAAACCGCCTTATTCCTATGCCTCTCTCATCTGTATGGCCATGCAGGCCAGCAAGAAGCCCAAGGTGACTCTTTCCACCATCTATAACTGGATCACAGACAACTTCTGCTACTACAGACATGCTGAGCCCAGCTGGCAG AACTCTATCCGCCATAACCTCTCGCTCAACAAGTGTTTCATGAAGGTTCCGCGGCAGAAGGATGAACCAGGGAAAGGAGGCTTCTGGCAGATCGACCCTCAGTACGCTGACATGTTCGTCAACGGAGTCTTCAAGAGAAGGAGAATGTCCTCCAGCCACTACAACACCCACAGGCAGAGCAAGCTCCTACACAACCAGGAAACTGGCTACCACAGAGCCACTCAGCAGGGCCAAGATGGCTACCACTACCAAGGAGCTGGAGCCGGCAACAAGCGTAAACAACCTTCTCCAAGGCAAAACAGCAAGATGGCGGGGACACCCAAATCCCCACTGTTAGCCACAGAGGCCCACAGCGCAGATGTAGTTCTGAGGGGAGACTTTGACCTTGCATCTGCGTTTGACGATGTCCTCAGTGGAAACTGCAGTACATTCGAAGACCTGGACATCAACACTGCTCTGAGCTCCCTGGGCTGCGAGCTGGATCTGACCCTGCAGGAGAGGCACTCTGTCGGGCTGGGGaggtggtgtggagagggggacaaccagacccagacccatGACTCTTATGGCTACATGGAGCTGAGTGGCTCAGTGGGATGTAATAGTAGTAACATAGGGAACCTTTACATTCAACAACAGCAGCTGAACCAGGATCAGTTGTTACAGACCCACCTGCACCAGTTTGAGGAGGTGACTCTGTTCCCAGAGCAGCAGGAGGTGCACCCCTGGGAGGAGATGAAGGAGGAAGTGCAGGCCATCCCTCAGACTCTGGATCAGGGCTTTGGTCTGTGTGAAGGATTCTTCTCAGAGATACAACCCTGGGAGAGGGCTGAGGCCTACCTGTGA